The region CGAGTCTCATGGCTTTATCTATGTGATAGTAAGTCATCCATTCATCCTCGATTTGCAGGTCTTTGTTTCAATGGGAATGAGAAGTGAAATATCGAGATGTATTCCATTGGTGGTACAGTTATCCGAGTTCCTTCATTATTGCAAATTGTCATATAGTGGTTTGATAACAGGATGTGAGGTTGCTAAGATCTCTAAACTTGTAATTGTAggtaaatatatttaattgtaTGTAATTTATTCTTCTCGTCAGTGTTCTTTTAAAATGAGTTGAGAATAAATTGATGTGATCTTTaaagaggagattttatccgaGCCAATTCTCAAATTATAGATGATGGTGATGATGATACTAGTTGCTTTTCTCATGTCAAACTTGGAGCTTCACTTGCAGGTCGGTAATTGACCACTTATACTTCTTTTTTGATGTTTTTGGCTTCCCAAGTAATACCCTTATTGTTTCATTGTTGAATTGATACAGTAATTTGGGGATACAAGAATTCTGAGGTCGCCATGGCTGCCAAAGCTGATTTGACTGCTGTCGAACAGAAACTTCAAGGTCACTGGACCAGTAGATGGGAAGCGATAGGCATGTtgaaatttatattctcaaatgCTGAGTTACCATTAGAATTGACGAGGCATGCTATTGAATTCCTGTTGTGCATCATGGATGGCAGCGCACAACACTCTTATGATGACCATTTGAACTACGCAACATATATGCCAGCTTTCTATGCCAATTTGCAGGTTGGCTATTTGTcaacatttttaatttctttcttGATGTCTTCTAGTTCTTGTGGTCAATCTCATTCAGTTTTTACTCTTAGGCTATTGAAATGCTCATTATGAATGCTCCAGATGCTATGTTAAGAAGGAATGCTTTTACTACCTTCAAAAAGGTATTAGTTCTGGTGCTAGATGCTTTGAGTTATAGTTTCCTTCTTTatatttatgaattttcttactCTACTGGTTTTATCAGTATATGTTTTGCTGACTGATATTGTAGGGATGATTGCTAATGTATCCGTATGGATTCTGTCAGACTGCCAATGAAAATAATCCTTtgcttttatttaaatttaaccgtacgattgtttttgttttttgtttgtttgtttgtttttttttgcatGAGATGACTCAGTGTTGAGTTTATTCGACATGGTGGACAATTTCATTTTGTTGGCTGAGTTGTTTACGAGAGGCATTCTCTGGGGTCTTAATGTGTTCTTTAGCAGGATCATTGGAACTAAGTCAAACATAAACTTAGCAGGAGGGAAAAAGCAAGGAGTATACGGCTTCATAAAAAGCAATTGTTTCCATTCAGTTTCTGTCCACTAGATTTGCAATCATTAAGTCAACCCACCACTGAGAGACCTTTAACATCTGTCCAGATATTGCTCATAATATAGTTGTCTGAGTTCTTTGTGTAAACACAATCAATCCTTCTTTTGTCTAGGCCCGCACACCTCCTTAAAATTGTTTATTGCGAACCTTTCTTTTCGCTGCACCAGTTATTAGTGATGTTTTATGAACCCATAAAGCAGAGAGAGAGGAGAacgtttttatttgttttcagtttcccatgtattttttttatccaaCACTTCCTAAAATCAGGTGCTTTCAGACATTCCAACATCTGTAAGATTTGATGTCTTAAGGGCTTTGATAAAGTCTGCTGGTTCATCTTCCATGGTAAGCTTTTGATACTGACACAGAAGCACCTTCTAAAGTATATAGGAACTAGAAAGATTTCTTGTTGAGAGTTTTTACCTGGTGCTGCAACAGGTTGCGATACTAATAGATTGTGTTAAAGAGGAAATGCGTGTGGGAAAAACTGATAGAAATTCCTCTATATCGTTTTGGAGTCCATCTGTGCTTGAATTGGTAGAGATGGTTCTCAGACCCCCCAAAGGTGGACCTCCTCCCCTTCCTGAGTACAGTGACGCAGTAAAtacctctctctctctctctctctatatatatatatatatatatatatatatatccttgcCCTTCTTTATTTTCCTTCTGCCCCTTAACTTATCTTGCATCTTCGTTGCACTTATTAGTTTACATTTCCTGATATATTCAATTATGTTTTCCGTTTCACGAGCCTCTACAATATCTCAAAGGTGCTTCAGGTTGGATTATTTTGTGTTGCATGCTAATTTACTTTGTGTCATTATAGTGACATCCTCTTTCTTGTTCTGATATACATTGTTATAAATCCTGCTAGTAGTGGCTGACTGACCAAAAAACATTAGAAGTTGGGCTTGATGTTGTCTTCAATAAGTTATTGTGTATATAGATGCATCATCATGAAATTTTTTAGGCCCATCGGTGATATGAAtatatactgagaattgtaatATACTTGGTGTTACTAGTCAGCTGGTTTGTGATCCCGTATCCTTCTAAGTTCTAGACACTTTTTTTTCTCTGAATTAAATTTTTGAACATAGTTgtatatatttcaatttttttaagggAAAGAGCCGGCATCCAAGTTGCTTATGGTTGTGCTAGATTTTCACAAACTATTTGCCAGCTGTTCTCAGACTTTGATTTGGCGAGACTATTTGTGATACAATTGAATGTAAAATGTATAAAACTCTGGCTCGTAGCTTTTACGTGCTTTCATTGTCTCTTGGCAGAATACTATTATGACTTGAAAGGGCTCTAGCAAGTGCTCCATTAAATCATTTGATGTCCTGGCATGTATTTTGCGTCGATAGAGGATATATATGttttagttatattttttttgaataaaattattgTTGTTGTAATTAATAGTACTATACTATCGTCATTACTAGTACCAGTCAGGGAAGGGACTGGGGGTGGGGTTGCTACTTATGCCACTTAAATTCATGAATTGCATGTAATTTCAATTTTCAATGATTTTGGTATACCCCCATTTTGTTTATATGTATttgatttttctgaatttttgtCATGGTGGGTACAATTAAGAAATTTGTAAAAGTTTCATTATAGAGGTTTTTTATTAGGTAACACTGTTAAATGTCCCACATCGGTTGATTAAGTACTTGAGAGTTATATATATGAACTTAGACAATCcccctcttgagctagctttcgGGGTTGGAGTTAGGTCTGAGTCTACCATCTTTAGCATGGTATCAGAGTCTAGACTCACCATTATTTGTTAGATTGCCATTAGGGACAACCCGTTAATGTCTTGTAAACTTCACGCTACATGTTTATTCTTGAGCGTGAGGGGTGTGCGTTCAATGTCCCAATCGGCTGCATTAATTCCTTCAGAGTTATATATATGGACTTGGAGTCTTGGACAATCCTCTCcttttgagctagcttttggggTTGGAGTGAGGTTCAAGTCCACCATCTTTAATAAACATCTTGGTAGTTAGGTTCATCTTTTGCTGAAATTAATGTGAATGATATATTGTGCCAAATTTGAACCTTATTCTTGAAGGTAGTTGGGCTGATCTTGGATGTAGCCACTTTGTTCGCTTAATTCTGGATGAGTTTCTCACTTGAATAATGTATAATTTTTTTGCTGCAGGTTTTATCTGCCCTTAACTTTTACAGATTTATATTGATTACAGAGTCAACAGGTAATGATAGATCTTAATTATACATGTGTATTACACCAAGTCTTTCAATTGCTTATTACGTTGTGGAGTAATAATTGCTCCCAAGAGAGAGAGGAAATTGCGCTTCGGCTTTTGTACAGCTTAAAAAATTTGAGATGTACCATTCTCACATAGTGTTGCTTTTGGTAAAACGGTTAATACCATTTTTGACAATTGATACCAATCCAATACCATTTGTTTGGTTCCCAAGATTTGCAAAGTAGTGTTTATCGGGAAATGGATTATTGGGGGATCTATAAATAGCTTTGCTGGGAGAGCAATAGTGAAAAGTTATAACTTTTGGTGAAAAGACAAGTGATCGATCCTACATGTTATGTGTTTGAAGTTATAATTCAACATattacagaaaaaaaaaacattggaGGTGAATAGGATAATATCTGAAAGATATCTATCAGGCCATAGTCCCAATGGGAAAACGTAAATCCAAAAAACTATCTTCTAGTAAATCTCACTAGCGTGCCCCTTTATATCGTGGATCATGTATTGTCCATGTAGTATTGCTGACTCCTTGAGAAATCAATACCCATGGCATACCAGTTTGAATGGCTTAAACTCTCTTTTCAGTTTCTTAAACATATGATGTAAACATGGTCTATACTAAGACATTTCCCCTCCCTGATGGCTATTTCTCATGTCGTCTCTTCTGCTGCATCGACTCTTGTTTTCAACATTAGGCTGAATCAATCCGATAGAAAAAACTAGCTCTCTCAATCAGAGAACTGTCAACCTTATTAGTCACTCTACATTTTATTTTAGGGCCACACTGCCTAAATGACGgtgctcttttttttttatttatgttgaaGACACAACCAATAAGCGCTTCCTAGAAGCAATCCCTAACAATGCCTAAatgaaagtgtttttttttttttgttttttttatgttgaagGCACAAAATCAATAGGCTTTTATGAATTATATTTCGTTATCAATTATTGGTATCTATGAGTTTGTGTGATAGGGAAATCAAACTACACGGGGATATTGTCGAGGGACATCTTGCAGAAGGCCTACAACGAATGGTTTCTTCCTCTGCGTACTTTAATGTCAATAATGGAGGCCGAAAATCAAAGAAACAAGGATCATGAATTAGCATCTGATGCAATATGTGCGCTGAACCCTGTGGAGTTGGTTTTATATCGTTGTATAGAACTCGTAGAAGAGGAGTTGAAACATTTGTAAATTCCTAGCatactatataaatataatttgtgGTATTGTCTTGGATATAAAACTGCGGTCTGCTGTATTTGAGTTTGGATACTTTGTATCAACTGCTGAGTAACCTTGGTACACAAGAATATAGATGGAACAAAAATCATGCACAACACCTGGTGATAGGTAACACCTTTGATCCAATTCGGACTAGAGGACAAAtgctt is a window of Henckelia pumila isolate YLH828 unplaced genomic scaffold, ASM3356847v2 CTG_198:::fragment_2:::debris, whole genome shotgun sequence DNA encoding:
- the LOC140870705 gene encoding aberrant root formation protein 4, encoding FSSTSDYDDADYEELFRAASDIASSIHTICGKLEGDNHKLHALFGLFVLQLMVFVSMGMRSEISRCIPLVVQLSEFLHYCKLSYSGLITGCEVAKISKLVIVDDGDDDTSCFSHVKLGASLAVIWGYKNSEVAMAAKADLTAVEQKLQGHWTSRWEAIGMLKFIFSNAELPLELTRHAIEFLLCIMDGSAQHSYDDHLNYATYMPAFYANLQAIEMLIMNAPDAMLRRNAFTTFKKVLSDIPTSVRFDVLRALIKSAGSSSMVAILIDCVKEEMRVGKTDRNSSISFWSPSVLELVEMVLRPPKGGPPPLPEYSDAVLSALNFYRFILITESTGKSNYTGILSRDILQKAYNEWFLPLRTLMSIMEAENQRNKDHELASDAICALNPVELVLYRCIELVEEELKHL